The DNA window GTTTCGGGGAGCCGCCTGCAGCAAGGTTGGCGGTTTGCTCGACCACGCCTTCGCGATAAGAGTCGGCGCCCAGATCGGGCGTAAACACAAACTCCGCGTTGCAGTAGCTGGCGTCGCCCCGATACGCCTGCCGGTCCATCGTCGCCGGATGCGATGCGTGGCCCGTGTTCACGAACGTCCAGTCGCGGAACGGCCCGCCTGCATTCTTGGGGTCGCCGTGCCAGAAGCGGCGTTTCTCCATCCCGCCGAAGTGGTCGCGATCGAACCAGCGGGTAAAACTCTCGCCGCTGCGCAAGTGCACGACGCCTGGCTGGGCGGCATAGCCGGTGCTGTACAACCGGTGCCACTTGTCGGCGCCCTGTTTGGCGATCACACTCCAGCCGCCTTGCATGCTTTTGAAATCCGACGGCCAGGCGAACGGGTAACAGGGGGTCGGCGGATGGGAATGTCGCACCAGGCTGTGATCCTTGGCGATATCTTCATACCCGGCGACCACGCCGTCTTTCCGGAAGACCAGACCCGCCATATCTGTATCATAGGCATGCCAGCCGCCGTCGTAGCGAATCTCGCTGTTGGTATGACCGGGGAACGCGCGCCGCCTCGGCTCGAAACCGAGCGCACGCCAGTAAGGTTCATTCCAGGCGTGAACCGTCCCGCACAGGCCGTACCCATACGAAAACCTCGCAATGTTGGCGTCGTAAGGGATCAATTCGTTCTGCGGCTGGGCGACGTCGGGCGCATGGTCGGTAGCTCCCCATTCCTGCGGCGAGTGCAGGTGGTACTGGTGCTGCAGGATCCACTGGAACATGGCGATTGCCTTGTCCTGGGGCGTGCTGGCGCCGCGGGTGGCGAACGTCACGCAGTCTTCGATCTCCTGAAAGGCGCCTTCGCCGGCGTAGACCGGGTGGTCCGTTTGCAAAGTAGGATCGCCCACTTCGGCCTGCACGGCGCTGGGCAAAAGGAAGATGACGACAGCGGCGATCATCGTGGATCCGACGATTCTCTTGAGCATCGATTTACCTGCAGCCTGAATAGCGAAATCGGGAAAGAGCGAGACCTGGCGTCGCACTCGAATAACCCTCCTATCCTACCACTCCACCGTCGAGCGGCAGCCGCGACGTGATTGACAATGACCTGGTAATTGAACCACTGGGGTTTCACGCGGCGCAGGCGGTCTTCGTCAGACGAGACTCCCTGCCCCTTGGGACAGCGAAGAATGCGACCTTCAAGGTGCTGGCCGGACGTCGCTATGGCGCCAATTTGCTACTGCGCCGATTTGTCGGTGCGAGCGCGTTCGACCGCATCGAGTTCCGTGCGCAAATCGGCGCCCAGGTCCGATGTGTTGAATCGCGGGTTATCGGGCAATTTGATCAACCAGTCGCGGCAGATGTCGTACTGCAGGCGGGCCTCACGCAGCTGACAAGCGAGCACATGGCCGCCTACCGTTCGGTCGGCCGAAAGGAAATGCCAGTGGTATCCCGGCACGTTGAGACCGTGCACCCAGGTCGGACAACGTATCCCCACCAGTGTGCCCCGTTGAGCGGTGTGCGTCCACACGCTTTGGCTGGACGCCACCTCCGCCAGCGGCTTGTAAGGCGGCTGCTGAGGGTGAACACTGCGAACGGTGATCGTGGGAAACTGTCCCTCGACGCGGATGGCGATGAAATGGTTTTTCTGTGCCAGTGTTTGATCGACAAGACGTTCCAGATCCGCCAGCCCGGCCAGGGCGTCGCACGCAAACTCCCCTTCGGGCTCCAGCCTGGCGACAATAGCGAACGGCGTGGTCTGCTGGGGATCGACCTCAACCACCTTGCCGTCGCCCCGCACCTGAAAGACTTGACCATCGAGGATGATCATCTCGCCGTCGAGGTGATCGAGCGTGCCCAGACCGAAGTCCCCATATTCGAGCACTTCCTGAAAGGTAAACGAGCCATCGTACTGCCCCAGCATAAGTGCGTTGATCACAGAAAACTGCGTGATCTGGTCCTGACGATCCCCAGCGGTCCTTACGGCCGCGGGTTGACCTGCGGGAGAAACACCAGGCGGCTCCTCCACTACGAGTCGCGTACAAGAGGCCGTCGCTAGCACCGCCAGACCGATTACTGCCAGACCGAGTCCGCCGCCTCGACATGATCTACGCGTTCGCATCTTTTTCCTTTGCTGCTGAATTTCGACCAGGAAGCGTCTAGCGCTGTCAATCGCCGAACATCATACCACCTTGTCGCCTGTTCCAGCCTGGGCCAGTCGCCGATCCTGTGCCGGGCGTATGGCTCGACGATCGGAAGTTGCATGCCGGATCGGGCGTCCCTTACAATGTGGCCAGGATCACCAGGACCCTGACTCGGCGGCCGGTTCGACCGGAGACTGCACAGCGCCGTCCGTTTGCTTTGCTCTACAGGATCTTCTTTCGGCGCCGTGATCCTCCATGTCCCTCATCCATGACGATCTCTCGGAGTTGCAAATGCGAACCTTTGTTTTGTTGACGGTGGCGTCCGTCTTTCTAATGGGGACGGCGGCGCACTCCGCGGAACCGGACTTGAAAACGCGCATCGGAAAAATCGTTGCTGCGGCGAACGGGGAAGAAAAACTGCTCAAACTGTTTCGCATTAGAGAGGAACTCAGCGTCGGTTCCGATCCCGAAAAAAAAGGGAAGGAGCGAGTGTCTATCCTGGAACCGCCAAATCATTGGTGGATCGGGAAACGCGAACGCGGCCCCGAGCCCGCCAAGTTTTTAGCGTGGGCCTGGACGCTGGGAGCACTGACGGATCCCGCTTCCGTTGTGGAATCGATTCCCGAAATCACCGAGTCCGGCAAGACCGTGTACGGCCTGCGGGTGAGTGGAACCATGGATCCGCCGATGGATCTTTACTTTGACAAAGAGAACGATCGCCTGATGCGTATCGACTGGCGAAAGGACATGCACCGACTAAGTGAGTGGCAGGAGCGCGACGGGGTCATGTATCCGGCGAAGTGCATCGGGTACAAAAAATCTAACGGCAAGCCGTGGTACTTTAGCCAGATCCTTGAACTAGAGCCGCTCAGCGAACTGCCCGAAGAGCTGACGCGATAAGCCTGCCAGCACTTGCGCCCCGCGTAGCCGGGGTGCTTTGGCAGCAGGAACAACGGAGAGCAGATTCGATGAAGACTCCAGCGCCGATCGGCCGCCGACGACCGCCAGGGGGCGGCAATTTTCGCGACGCATTTCCCTCCACCGGAGGCGTGCGATGACCCTTCGCCTGTTCTTCATGCGGCATGGGGAAACGGAGTGGGCGCTTTCGGGGCAACATACGGGTCGCGCTGACATTCCGCTGACCGAGCACGGCGAAGTCGAAGCTCGCCAACTGGGCCTGCGTATTCGCTCGGTCGCGTTCGATCATGTTCTGACTAGCCCCTTGCAACGTGCTCGCCGTACCTGCGAACTGGCAGGTCTTTTGCATCAGGCAGAAATCGATCCGGACCTGGCGGAATGGGACAATGGCGACTACGAAGGCCAAACGCTGGCCGAGATCCGTGCAGCGAGACCCGGCTGGAATCTCTTCCGCGACGGTTGCCCTCAAGGGGAAACGCCTGAGCAAATTTCGGCGCGAGCGGATCGACTCGTCCAGCGACTGTCCGGTCTGGAGGGCAATGTGGCTCTCTTTTCACACAGCCATCTGGGGCGCGTCCTGGCCGCGCGCTGGATCGGACTCCCAGTAGAGCGGGCACAGCATTTTCTGCTCGGCACCGCATCGCTGAGCATCCTTGGCTACGAACACCATCGCACCGATGAGCCTGCCATTACGTTATGGAACTCCCCTCCCTTCGAGACTTACGGTGCGTAACCCGCTCGGATGCTGGCTTCGACGTTAGCGGATTGTCAGGTCGCCATTGAAAATCCATAACAGCAGGCCGATGTCCGCCAGGGAGAGCGCGACCGAGAAGAACATCGGATGCAGGTCCAGAATGATGCAAGACAGAAAGACCACTACGGCTGCCACAAGCAGGAAACCAATGTCGCCCCACGTCAGTTCTTCCAGAATGCGGCCGGCAACCAGGAAGACCACAAAGGCGATGATCGGAAAAAGCATCATGGCGAAGAAATTCTCAAATGCAGGGAACCGGGGCTTCTCGCAAGGTTGCGTTGTCCGCCATGGAGTTATCACCCATTCCATGGCGCCGCGGTCAAAATAAAGTTCGCTGGATTGCGATTTCGTGTTGGCTGCGTCTTCCAGCAGTAGCAGGCGGCAGGCGAACACCGCATCCAAAAAACGATTGTCCGGCATCAGATCGACCGCTCCCAGCGGGCCTTTCGATTAGAGTTACCCATGAACGAACGCTCCCCGCTGCAGGCGTTGCTGGACGGTCCGCTGCGCGAGAATCCCGACAAAATCGTCCTCCGGACAGACGCGGGGCAGCTGACCTGCCGTGAATTGCACGAGCAGGCGGGTCGCGTGGCGGCGGGTCTGCAGCGATGCGGCGTGCAGTCGGGAGATCGGGTCGCCTGGGTGCTGCCAAACGGTATCGAAGCGGTTCTGGCAACGCTGGCCTGCTACCGCCTGGGGGCGGTCGCGGTTCCGCTGAATGTTCGGTACGTCGCGAGTGAAGTGCGAGACGTCATCGAACGTGTCGATCCCCGGGTGATCATTTTCGACGTCGCATGCGACGCGGCCCTCAGGCCTGTCCTGGAGTCCAATCGCCAGCGAGTGGCAGTGACGGTCGGCGCCGCCGAGGATTCGTCGAAGAGTTTCGCGTCGCTGCAAAAGCACGCCCAATTCGAGGACCAGCCTGTCGGAGCGGATCATCCCGCATTGATTCTTTTTACGTCAGGCAGCACCGGGCGTCCCAAGGGAGTGGTCCATTCACACCAGGGCGCTTATGGCGCTATCGATGCCTCGCGACAGCTGTTTGATTTCAAGGCGGACGACATTGTTCTGGTCGGCAAGCCGATCTGCCACGCGGGAGGCCTGCAGACGCAGCTCCTGCCAGCGCTCCTTGCCGGCTGCCAGGTGATCCTGGCCATGAAGCCGACGCCCGCGGCGGCGGTTGCGTTGCTCCAGTCCCTTTCCGTGACGGAGTATGGGCTGCTGGCCAGCGATTTGCTGGATTTTATCGAGTATCTGGAAGCGCGCCCGGTGGACCTGCCGAGCCTGAAATACGGTATCGGTTCCGGCGATACCGTTCCCGTCGACTTGCACCAGCGATTTCGAGAGCTGTTTGGCTGGGAAATCATGGAAGGCGCCGGCATGACCGAGATCGGCTGCTACTATGCGGCCAATCCACGTTACGGAAAGCGGAAGTGGGGCTCGCTGGGCCTGCCCGCCCCCGGCGTCGAGCTGAAGATTGTTGATGAAGCGGGAGTCGCTTGTTCGCCGGATCAGACAGGAGAAATTCTCCTGCGAACTTCCTCCGCCATGACTGGCTATTGGAATGATCCGGAAGCAACGGCGGAAATCTTTCACGATGGCTGGCTGCATACGGGCGACCTGGCCTACCGGGACGCGGATGACTACGTATGGTTTGTGGGTCGCAAGAAACTGATGATCGTGCGGCGCGGCTCTAACATCGCTCCGATCGAGCTCGAGAATATCCTCGATGAGCATCCGCGCGTGCACGCCTCGGTGGTCGTCGGCATTCCCGATCGGCGGGACGGGCAAGTTCCGGTGGCCTGCGTGGCGGCAGTCGAAAACCAACGGGACCTGCTGGAAGGAGAACTCCGCGACTATGCAGCCAGTCGACTGTCGGCGTACAAGAACCCCGCGCACTATCTGTTTCTGGAAGATCTGCCGCGCAATGGCGTCGGCAAGTTTGATCGGCACAAGCTGCAGGAACTGGCGGAGCAGGCCTTCGCAGGTTAAAGGAGCGGGATCAGCCAGCCGTCAACGCAGATCGCGTTTCCGTCCCTGAAATAACCGTCGCAACTCGATGCAACCGGGCTGCGAAACGAACGGATTCGCCCTGACCTGCTGCACGATCGACTGTTTCCCCATTGCCGAAATGCGTCTTGCTGCAATGGCGGGACGCGCCAGCTACAATCGTTGTTTTGGGAAATTGTCGGCCGAGTTTACCTGGAGAAGCGTTATGGTTCGTTCGTTGCTGGTGCTGGTTTCGTTCTGCCTGTTGACCGTCGGCTTCTGTCGCCAGGCCAGCGCGGAGATCATCGGGATTGGACTCGACTGGCGAAAGAACATCTTCGTTCAGGAGTACTGGAGCGAAGGGAAGCCGTACTACGCCATTGCCAACAAAACCGATTCCGACCAGACGATCGTCTGCGTCGCCTATCGGGGCCAGGCAAAACTGGCTGGCCCCTGGAAGGCGCCGGCCAATTCGGTCGTGCATGTGGATGCGTCGCCATTGATCGGAAAGGACCTCGTCCAGTTTGACCTGGAAGGCGGCTCTTCACTCGGGCTGATGGCGGCTCCTCCAGCCCCCGGCGATATCCCCCAGGCGCCAGTGGTCAGCTTCGACGGACTCAACGGTTCCGGCGGGCGGCACACCGATATCTGGGTCGAGCAGAACGCTACGACGTTCACCTCCGGCAAGCCAGTCGAATTGCGGATGCAGATCCCGGGAACGCAGGGAGAGCTGATGGTCAAAAAGGGCGACCTGCCCGCCATCGAGGTCGTTTGCGACACCCTCAAGGTTACCCCGGGCAAGAATGGCGGCTTTACGCTCGACTTTGCCAAACCCACCAAAGCCCAGGACGTTCACACGGTCGTACTGAAGTTTGTCGCCCCCACGGTCAAAAGCCCGACGATGCTCACCGTCGACAACTGGCTTTGGGCGCAAGGGAAAAGAGGCGGCCACGGCATCACCCGCGGCGTGGTCGTGGAACCGGCAGGGAAGTAACGCAGATCGCTTTCGCAATTCAGGTTGCGATCCGCTGACGAGTTGCAAAGGCAGCGGCGACTACCAGGATATGCCTGCAGTTTCTCAACGCTAGTCTGGCCCTGTAGTCGGCTAGTAGCTCGACGATCTTTTCTCGTTAATCGTCCAAGACCTTTCACGGTTACGTCGCTTGACGTCGCGTCGTTTCCGGCGTTGCTAACCTTTAACGACGGACGTTGCAACGAACCGCTTGATACTCCTGCGAAGATCGTCCCTCTATGAATTTTCCCTTCCGGTCGATTTCTCGCTACCGACTGCTGCTGCCTGTCGTGCTGTTGTCGGCGGTCCTGCATGCGGTGGCGGTGGCGGCCATGCTGCTGGCGATCCAGCCGGGATTTGATTTTCTGGCGACCTTCCCGCAGCGGGCCGCGTATGTGGCGGAGCATGGCTGGCTGTGGCGTCTGGGATGGATTCCCTGGCAGCTGACGGCCGCGTCGGATCTGGCCGTGAGCATCCTGCTTGCCATGTATCTGGCCGTACATCGGCGCGATTCGCCGGCGCTGCGACTGGCGTTTCTGGCAGCGATGGCGAGCGTAGTGGCGACGGTCGCCGCTATTGTTCCCGAGCAGTGGGCCGAGTGCTATCTGCTCACCGGGTATGTGCCGCTGGCCCAGTCGGCGGTGGCGAACGGGGCGTCCGGCGAATCGCTGGATGCCTTTGCCGCGGCCGAGAAATGGGCGCTGTTGATGACGGGCGTCTGTGGCAACACGGGTTACACTTGCATGGCGTTGTTATGGACGGCGGCGACCGTGCTGGCCGCGCCATCTTCCTGGCGGCGAGCGGCGTTTGCGCTGGTGGGGCTGATCTCCTGCGCGGCGTTTGCAGGAGCGTCCGTGTTGCTCTGGCAAAGCGTTCCCGCGGCGACTGCGGCCGGCGTCTATCCTTATGCCGATCAATTATTGGCGTGCAACGCGCTCGGCTTCGGCTTACTGATTCCATGGATGGTCTGGATGGCCGTGCTGCTGGGCGACGGCCATCATCAGCGCTGGCCGCGGGACGACGACGCGTTGCATCGCTTCCGCTGGCCTGCCGGAAGTCTCTGGAGCTGCCTGCTCCCTGCCGGCCCAGGTTTGCGGGATGTGGCTCGCTGTACGTTCGGCGGGCTGCCGGCGCCTGTCCTGGCCAGCGACATCACCGACGTGGTGTACGTGAGCTGGCTGGTTCCGGCTGATCGCGTGAAAGCCCTGCTGCCGCCGCCGCTGCGCCCGCACTGTTTGGGCGACCTGACGTTTGTCACGGTGCTGAGCTACCAGCATCATTACTTCGGGCCGGAGCTGGCGGGGCGATTGCGTCGGCTGTTCCCTTCGCCTGTGCAAAGCAATTGGCGGTTCTATTTGGAGCCAGAAACTGACACGGCGGAGCGCGACGGGATTTACTTTTTTGCGACGTGCATCGGCCATCCGCTACTCGCCAGCGCCAGCCGATGGATGAGCGACGGCCTGCCTTCCCATTACCCGCAAAGGATCACGCACCAGGCAGACGGCGGCCGCTATGAGACGCGGATCGATCCCGGCAACGGCTCTGCGTCCGCTCTGCATGTAGAGGTGGAAACGTTCCCTGGTGGGACGGGCAGCCGTACCTTGCCGCCGAACCTCGCCGAGCATTTCGACTCCTGGTCGGCGGCCGTGCAGTATCTCATTGAGCAGAACCGCGCCGTCGGTGTGATTCCCGCCCACGGCCGGATCTACGAATCGAGAATTGAAATCCCGATCGATGGCGCCCTGGTCCTGCCTGCTCAGGTTATTGGCCCGATCACCAGTCCGCTGCTGGAACCACTTGTTGCCGGCTGCGATCCGTTCGCCTTTGTTGTTCCCAGCGTTCCCTTCAGGGCCACAGGGGAAAAGTGGACCTGCAAGTTGCGGGTGCTCGGCGAGTAGAAACGGATCAATTCGCGAGGGGAGCAAGCGGCGACATGTCCGCCGATTACTTTTCGCTCTGCCGGATCGCCTGCTCAAAGAAATGCCGGACGGCGCGACCGCTAACGGTTGTTTTCTGCAGCAGCTCGCGCGCGATCAGTTCGACAGCCAGGGCATGTCCTGCTTCGCCCAGCAGATGTTCCGTCTTGTCGAGTAACCGTCGCTGGAGCCGTTCCAGCTGGTTCTCGCTACTGGCGCGCTGGGCGAGCAGTCGCCGCACATGGCGCAGGTCCTGGCTCGCCCCGGACTGGCAGTATTCGCCCGTGAAGCGTGACTCGGCGACCATCCCTGCGAGCAGGATGAGGATTTCATCTTCCAGCTGATCCTTCGAGGCTTTGGACCGCCCCTTGCCGATCTCACAAACCCCAAGGCGTCCGACGCCGAATTGCGATTTGCCCGGCATGATGGTGACTTTCTGAACCAGCCGGCCCAGGGAAATTGCCATCACGGCATGGCCCGCTTCGTGCCATGCGGTAGCCATAAGCTGCTGCAAATCCTTTTGGGAAGGTTCCTCAGCGGTCGAATCGGGATCGGGGGTTTCGTTGTTCATGGCAATCCAGTGTACGGTTCGTTGCGGACCGTTGAAATATGGCCGGAGTTGCTTCACGGCTTCAACTTTCTGGCGACATCGCAACTTCCTCCTGGGTGCAATCTGGTTCCCCCGGCAGTGGCAGTTTCCTCAGTGAATCGCCGTTTTAACAGGACGATTCTTCCTCTCCAGGAAAACCTGGGAAAATTCACAGGCCTGGAAGCATCCCACAAGTCAAATGGCGGGCTAGGGTTTAGCAGAGCAGTAAGGATTCCAGCCGGAAAAGATCAACCAGTGTAGATCCTTTCCGCTCTTTTCTTGTCGATCTGCTCCGCCCAAATTCTGCCCTGCTGCCTCAAGGGCTCGCCCACAGCACGAGCCCGTATTGCATTGCCTCCTGAATAGAGAAAACTCATGAATCGAAGTCGCATTGCCTGTTCGTTTGGTCTGGCCGTACTCACGCTGGCCCTGGTCGCCGCGCCCGGTCATACCTGTTCGCGGA is part of the Lignipirellula cremea genome and encodes:
- a CDS encoding histidine phosphatase family protein — encoded protein: MTLRLFFMRHGETEWALSGQHTGRADIPLTEHGEVEARQLGLRIRSVAFDHVLTSPLQRARRTCELAGLLHQAEIDPDLAEWDNGDYEGQTLAEIRAARPGWNLFRDGCPQGETPEQISARADRLVQRLSGLEGNVALFSHSHLGRVLAARWIGLPVERAQHFLLGTASLSILGYEHHRTDEPAITLWNSPPFETYGA
- the budA gene encoding acetolactate decarboxylase, with amino-acid sequence MRTRRSCRGGGLGLAVIGLAVLATASCTRLVVEEPPGVSPAGQPAAVRTAGDRQDQITQFSVINALMLGQYDGSFTFQEVLEYGDFGLGTLDHLDGEMIILDGQVFQVRGDGKVVEVDPQQTTPFAIVARLEPEGEFACDALAGLADLERLVDQTLAQKNHFIAIRVEGQFPTITVRSVHPQQPPYKPLAEVASSQSVWTHTAQRGTLVGIRCPTWVHGLNVPGYHWHFLSADRTVGGHVLACQLREARLQYDICRDWLIKLPDNPRFNTSDLGADLRTELDAVERARTDKSAQ
- a CDS encoding ATP-dependent metallopeptidase FtsH/Yme1/Tma family protein, giving the protein MATAWHEAGHAVMAISLGRLVQKVTIMPGKSQFGVGRLGVCEIGKGRSKASKDQLEDEILILLAGMVAESRFTGEYCQSGASQDLRHVRRLLAQRASSENQLERLQRRLLDKTEHLLGEAGHALAVELIARELLQKTTVSGRAVRHFFEQAIRQSEK
- a CDS encoding class I adenylate-forming enzyme family protein produces the protein MNERSPLQALLDGPLRENPDKIVLRTDAGQLTCRELHEQAGRVAAGLQRCGVQSGDRVAWVLPNGIEAVLATLACYRLGAVAVPLNVRYVASEVRDVIERVDPRVIIFDVACDAALRPVLESNRQRVAVTVGAAEDSSKSFASLQKHAQFEDQPVGADHPALILFTSGSTGRPKGVVHSHQGAYGAIDASRQLFDFKADDIVLVGKPICHAGGLQTQLLPALLAGCQVILAMKPTPAAAVALLQSLSVTEYGLLASDLLDFIEYLEARPVDLPSLKYGIGSGDTVPVDLHQRFRELFGWEIMEGAGMTEIGCYYAANPRYGKRKWGSLGLPAPGVELKIVDEAGVACSPDQTGEILLRTSSAMTGYWNDPEATAEIFHDGWLHTGDLAYRDADDYVWFVGRKKLMIVRRGSNIAPIELENILDEHPRVHASVVVGIPDRRDGQVPVACVAAVENQRDLLEGELRDYAASRLSAYKNPAHYLFLEDLPRNGVGKFDRHKLQELAEQAFAG
- a CDS encoding DUF2071 domain-containing protein produces the protein MNFPFRSISRYRLLLPVVLLSAVLHAVAVAAMLLAIQPGFDFLATFPQRAAYVAEHGWLWRLGWIPWQLTAASDLAVSILLAMYLAVHRRDSPALRLAFLAAMASVVATVAAIVPEQWAECYLLTGYVPLAQSAVANGASGESLDAFAAAEKWALLMTGVCGNTGYTCMALLWTAATVLAAPSSWRRAAFALVGLISCAAFAGASVLLWQSVPAATAAGVYPYADQLLACNALGFGLLIPWMVWMAVLLGDGHHQRWPRDDDALHRFRWPAGSLWSCLLPAGPGLRDVARCTFGGLPAPVLASDITDVVYVSWLVPADRVKALLPPPLRPHCLGDLTFVTVLSYQHHYFGPELAGRLRRLFPSPVQSNWRFYLEPETDTAERDGIYFFATCIGHPLLASASRWMSDGLPSHYPQRITHQADGGRYETRIDPGNGSASALHVEVETFPGGTGSRTLPPNLAEHFDSWSAAVQYLIEQNRAVGVIPAHGRIYESRIEIPIDGALVLPAQVIGPITSPLLEPLVAGCDPFAFVVPSVPFRATGEKWTCKLRVLGE